The genomic DNA ACTCTACAGGAGTGAATCTAATTAATGACTCACCCATTTTGGATTTCACACAGGCTTAAAGGAAGTGATGAAGCAGCTGTCTGCTCGTTTTTAGCTCTGTAAAtctctttgtttgctttgtggTGCAGTCAGTTCAAGAAGTTTGGGACAGTGTAGTTGTTTACACTCACTACTGACCCGGCAGCCAAAATTTCAAAGTCGTCTCTTTCAGGCGAACTTGAGCTCGGTGAATCCGGCCACAGGCAGCGGTGCCgggctcttcttcttctcaagCTTCAGCCCCTGTGGTTTCTGGGGCTTGGCAAGGCGACTGGGGTGCAGCAGGCTGAAGAAATGGAAGCGCTCGCCCATCTTGGCGGGGTTGGTCAGCATGTTGTAGCTGCTGATAAGCTGCTTCCTGGTGGACGGGTCGCTGCAGTTCCTCAGCAGAATCTGTGGAGAACAACTGGGGGTTAAAGCCTCGGGgcatactgtgtgtctgatatCCTGGTTTTCTAACTGTGGGCCACAGCGTGTCACTCAGAAACACTAAAATGTTTTTGGATCATCTTACAATCATACgatgttttacttttctttgtgCTCATTTTTTTAGTTCTGTCACAAAGTAAGTTTCACTGAACTAACAGCTTCACCTGCCCAGAAATGGCGACAATATGTCTGCTGAAAGTTTTTCCCTGCACAGCATTTTTCTGCAGAGGttgtaatatttttaaactCGTGAATGAACTTTTGCATAAACCTGGTGGGAATGCACCCTAGGTCTGTGTATTCAAATTTTAACCTGAAACTAAGAAAAAGGAGCAGTGAGTCACACTCTTTGATGTTGGATTTCCACCAAATGAGGAAATGACACTAAAAGAAATCATGCTGATTGTTTTTATTGGCATCTGTCAGTGATGAAGACTCACCTGCATCCTGGTGTCAATACCCATGTTCTTCAGGAACGTATTCTGAGTGACGGGGCCCAGACAGGCCACGCCTCCTCCCGCCATCCTCCGCAGATAGTTGAAATCCACGTCTGCGGTGAGGTCGGCAGAGCCAGGGGAGGCGAGGACGTCATGAAGCTGGTGACCTTTAAAACCCTGACCAACAGCAAAGGAGCAAAATGATGAGCAAACCTATGATGGGTTCAACGCAAAACCTTATTTACAGTGGCAGTAGCAAATTTGAGCTAAGTAGCGGCTTCTTACACAGTTTTTCCTTCAAACTACATGAGGGGATGTTTAAGAAGTACAGCATGAataaaaggtttaaaactaAACCTATTTCTAACCATCTAAAACGATTCTaacccagtaaaaaaaaaaaaaaaaagctgtgaaaTCTTGGCAACCTCAGAAGAAGAATTGAGGAAGAGGAGCGACGGGCCGGTTGACCCTGGTTTCCCCCTGCCTGACGCACAGGAGCCTTTCTGCTTCCTACAGCTGCTTCCTTCCACTAGAGCTGAACAAAACATGCTCACATGAAGGTCTAAACCTCAAACTGGTCCTCACGAAGACAAAAGAATTACAAAGCACGACAGCTGGAGGACACACGGAGTGCACTGTATGTGATCAATAAAAACGACAAATTAAAGACTCAACATACATCCAACTCTGAATTGTTCCTATCAAAATGTGTGCATGAGGTCCTAAAATACTGATGGAAGTATTAGAGACTGCATTAAAGTCAACCTGTTTTTACCACTGTTGTGTAAAATAAGCAGGTCCGTTGAGCTGCTCTAAACCTTTATTCCTGAAATGATTGTTTATTAGTTGATTAACTGCATACTCATACTTACTAATTCAGTTTAAACACTAAAGCATTCAGTTTATTAACAAAAATCTTTGGTTGCAGCCTAGCAGCAGCTTCTGAGGCTACAACATTTAAgtgcacaaaaactgcagttcctctaatgtccacttgAGGCTGTCTTGAAAAACGAGTCAGTTCCCATACACAAAAACGtccaacatgtttacagcctgctacaaaaaaactgttttggcTTCTGGAAAGCTTCACCCTTCAAAAGAACTGTATAGGGGAGATTTTTTCCCAGTTCATTCACATTTATACTCCATTAATGCTTAAAGTTAGGGGCGTGGTCACTCTGGCAGACTGCTTCCTCTCTCGAGGTTACCTGTGTTGAAAGATGAAATTCTTGGATGATATTAGTATGTTAattagcactaattagcaggtatctgTATCAGCTGTACAGTTTATGATAAAGCGTGCTAACATAGCTAGAAATGGTGGTAACCTCCATCTTTTGTGTACAGTCTATGGCCAGTCCCTCTTGTTGTTAGGCGTAGTTGGATAAAAACTACcaaacatgaaagaaaaataagtcTTACCATTCTGTTGTATTCGCAGGTATCAGTAATTTTATAACTAGCGTGAATGACATCCCAAAAATCCCTCCTTGAGGCCCAGGTGGGGTCACAGTGGGCAGACCCACCCTGCTCACTGTGGGACTCAGTAGCTGCACATGTAGGGCACATCTGCACTGTGTGCTGCCCACAGTGGGACCCGCAGTGTAccaacccacccacccaccgTACGCCCAGACCCTAGGTGAGGGCTGCCCTACGTGCCCCACACACGCCCCACTGTACGATGCCTACATGTGCCCCACAGTTCCATTTCACGCTGGCACAATCCATCGCAGTAACTGAGGATTTTTTACAATATGCAGACTTGGACGTTTTTATCTGGCTGACTTTGAACATATGTGACACAGGAAGCTTTAGCAGACGGGCTTGATGCGTGTGTCGTACTCTGAACGTGTCCGTCTTGGTTCCATTGTGGCCATAGTCGATGATCAGCGCCGCACCGCCGTCCTCTATGATGCGCCGGGCCAGCTGCTGCACAATGACCCCGCCCTCTGCAGACACTTCCACATGATCCCGCTTTTCATctgcctgacacacacacacacacacacacacacacacacacacacacacacacacacacacacacacacacactaacttaATAGTACATTGCTTCACTCTATCATCTCTGCtggagacaaaaacatggctggactgtaaacacacacaggtcaggTTTCCACCTTTTAAAGGTGGACTGGACATCTTTTGGAATTATTTATTAATCAAAAAGCTGAAATTTCCTCAAGTTCGAGCTTCTcaaatgtgatgttttcttttctgctttATTTAGCGTTCATTTTTCTTTGACTGGAACAAATGACACTTACAGACGTCTTGttgaactctgaacattttcCCTTTTTCAAACAGTCCATAAACAAATGCAGTGTGATAAACTTGATCGGAACAAGTGAGGAGAGTTCAATTCAGCAGTTCGtctcctgtttaaaaaaaagctgaacTTAATTTCTCATTTTGTCTTCCTACATTTTCCATGATACCTCATAAACAACCCTCAGGTACAGTTATCCATCATTTAAGGCAAGAAAAGGATCATTTAAAAGGTGAATCTTCACTACAGACGCAGAAATAACACTGGCTGAAACAGAGTTTCAAAAATCGGTGAGATTACGATGGCCACGCCCTTCTTTTATAGTCAGTTAATCAGCCAGAAATAgtaaacagacatttttttcttcctttctgttGCCTTGCAGATCCCTCAAACCATCTTAAGGGGACTGTATCTGCGACAGATGAGCTTCATCAGTTTGTATTCATAATCATAGCTATGACACCATGAAGGCTGAACCAAGCCCCTTGCCACCCACAGGGATGTGCACCTATTGTGAAGGCAAACCAAGACATCGTTCCCAGGTTGCAATCAAACCAGCCAGCATTCAAGCATGGGTGACGCCCCATAATGAGGAAATAAAGACTGACGAACCCGCTACACCTCCTGACCCGGACAAACAAAATGTCTGGTTACTGTAAACTCATCGAAACAACGTTAGTGTTCGTTGGATGGTCAGTCAGGTCCTGGCACAAAGATTAGTGATCTTCATATGTCACATTTTATGCAACCTCCACGTGGAGCATCACGACTACCAGGACCTTTCGCACCATTTACACCAcgggtgggggaactccaggcctcgagtgccggtgtcctgcaggttttagatgtgtcccagctgattcaaatggctaaacgacctcctcaacatgtcttgaagttctccagaggcctggtaatgaactaatcatttgattcaggtgtgttgacccagggtgagatctaaaatctgcaggacactggtccttgaggcctggagttccccacacCTGATTAACACAGTGAAGAAAAGAGCCTTACAACTAAAGGTCCTCGACATCTTCCTACCCGGGATAGCTGCATCCATCAAAAGTACCAATGGAACCTTCAGGAGGGTAGTTCTAGTCCTGTAGAACATTTCCAGCAGTAATACTCCCTTAAGAGTCACGATTACTCCTGCAGTTTACCTGCACTTTCTGAAATTTCTTCACTTCGACATTCAGACCACTGGCCAGAAATCTCATCACCTCAACAGCCAGCACATGACTTCAAACTGTTCCAAAACTACATCTACTTAAGTGTTTATATTTTCCACAGTGCAAAGGAGAAACAATTCCCCTTTAATCCAAACATCCAGACTTTTATATCCTTGGAGGTTTATCTGAACTtacaaagcattttttttcacccACTTTAAAAACTGATGTCCTTCAGTCTTTTAAACGTTGTGGAAATTGACTCTTCAGACAGACTCTCTGAGGTTTGTTTTACAGCCCTCATCTGGTTTTTTATTGCCCACATTTATGCCATCTACACATCCACAGCCTGCTTGATTTGGCCTCTCCAGCTCAGCTCAGACACTTTGAACATCCTGCCAAAGGtctgacatcatcatcattattactgTCATCGTCTTCCTCGGCAGAAGCGGGTCTTAATAAAAGGCGGGATTCATTTCTCTTTGAGGTCATCTGAACTTTTAAAATTCAAACAATGAGCCACTTTATCTGGTTTCAAGAACCAGAGAGGCCTTAATAAACTGTGATGTGGTAACCATAAAGGAGTGTAGATTTTATTTGGAAACTGTAAAAAGCAGATGTTAATAAATGTGTGCTTTGCTTTCCTGGACACAGAAGCTCTACATTTACTGACCTGCACGAGCGACGTCGAGGCCAGGGTCGGAGCCGGCGCCACGACAAACCTCAGCGTGTCCGGCTTCTCTGGGTCGATGTCCACCAACACCTCCCTCCAGCCTTTCTCCGTCCTCTGCCCCAAACAGAGAAACGGACATGTTTAGATGGGCCTCTGTGGACAAAACAGCTGAAAGGCGTTCTTATTATGAGGGCGCTGCAGGCGTCAACAGCAAACATCAGAGGAACAGCCACTCAGAAACCTTTGCACAAGACATGAAATCTGTTTTTCATATGGTTTTATTTAAACTTAAAGCAGAGCATAATGACTTCGCTACAGGTTTTTCTTGTTAACACAAAGATTCACCAATTTTCACTTTGCTAAAACTCAGATACGGAAAAATTAATCAAAGAACAGTTGCTGCTAAATTACACAAATAACCTATCACATAAACAGCCTATCTTTCACCAAATACAGCCGTTAAACACAGTTTTATGGCCGTCTTGTGTTTTGATTTGGTGCCATCTGGTGGTAGGAACAATCATGACAGTGTAGTCAAATGCAATGCAAGACCACAGTATACAGAGGACTTTAAGGACTAATATGACAGTAAAGAAAAAGCTTTATTGCTACATAAATATTTCACacactgtgtttttaaatctcacCTGGAATTTGTGAATTGGCAGGGCGTCAAAGAACTCATGAGCGACAAAGATACTAAATcctggaagaagaggaaaaactcaatgaagataagataacctttattagtcccacacgtgggaaatttgttaaataaaaacagagaaagacaaccaagactagCACAAAACGGTAGCCCATAATTACATAATCTAACTGCTAAAACTTTAGTTACAAAAAATTACGAGAAAGTAAAGAGGAGATAAGAAGGAAGCGCAGAATGAGTggagctgctgtaacaggctgccACGCACGGGGGGCGCCGgaagtgaaaaaacatattttaatagaGATTAAAAGCGAACACATAAAGAACTCAAATGGAAACAGTAACAGTATCAGCCTGAAGCCTGATGTCCTCAGATCAATTCAGCACTGAAAATACTCACTGTCAAAAccataaactgtatataaaaacagGGAACACTTCCTCaaacctgcattttttttattgtccaccagagggcgacTCCTCTGGTAGCAGAATGGCTTCTTATTGTAAAGATATTTCTGAGGTAATGACCCAACTTTTCATTTGAAGCACAAGCAGAGGCTTTCCTAATGACCTTATGGACTCGGTGTTAGTAAAGTCTTACTGAATAAAACACGAGGTTTAATGTGTGATTAACAGTCTAATTTAGTGTTGATGTTAAAGTAGGGTATGTTTGATGAGTGTGCAGTGTACCTCATTTGTCAAATCTGGCTTCAAAACATAAAATGTCTATGGCCAAAACactcataaaacaaaacaatgactttGGTAACCAGTTTCAGGTATTTGTCATTTTTACACAAACTCCTAAACTATAGATGGACTAACTGTGCTTATGTGCTTACTTTAACCAGGAAACACCCTGCTAACATCTTCAGGTTCTCTAATTTTGTGGCATGGAGTTGTTCCATATAAACCAGTACGACCACAGCCTGCTTTCTGCTCCGGTGTACCTGTCGGGACATCGTCTAACCGGCGGTACCACGACACCGGTAGCCCTGCTTCAGTTTCTCCGCGACGGTAAACCAGATCATCTTCTGCGTCTGCCTCCTGGCTGCGGTTTCCCGTCAGATTCTGAGCCTGAAGCAGACTCAGAGCCGGACTCACCTCGACCAGGTGCAGCGACACAGAGGCCCCGCCCAGCACCGACTGCAACTGACTGAACAcctgaagagagaaaaaattGCAACTTGATGACACAGATGTTTCCACTTTGGGGTGAAATCTTTAGTCTTTCATAGAAAAGCGTTAAGCCTGGCTGACGTACTCTGATGACGTCACTCGCCAGCGATCCTTTTCCAGGTCCGAGCTCAACCAGCTGCAGCTGTTTGGGTTGACCAGCTCCCATCCACTCACTGATGATCCACACTCCGATCAGCTGGAGGAGACCAAACATGTTTGAACCAGCAGGAGAAGCACAAAGTTTTCTTATCTTACTGAATCTAAACGTGCTGCTTTCAAGGAAAGTCAAGTCATTTCCACCATATGTAGCAgtacagtacacagtgaagACCATGGTGCTACACATAACAGTAGAGACAGGACCGCATAAAGTGCAAGTGTGTGaaaatggcaaacaaacagTGCAACAGCACAATACAGACACAACACGGTGCAGAGAGCTTCATACCTGGATCACCAGGTCTGTGACATTAAACAGCTGAACTTTATGCAaaaggaactttttttttactgcacatGAACACTGATTTCAAGCAgcatgaaaaaacacaaaagccctCACTGTAAGGTGTCTTACTCATCTGTCTTCT from Maylandia zebra isolate NMK-2024a linkage group LG15, Mzebra_GT3a, whole genome shotgun sequence includes the following:
- the ndufaf7 gene encoding protein arginine methyltransferase NDUFAF7, mitochondrial isoform X1, which encodes MRALLCVKAQQLLSRGFIHPVRPAAAVRWQAAPSKLFCSSAPDGNNKPPSMLRHLTSKIKATGPIPVAEYMREVLTNPVTGYYVRNNMLGPEGDFITSPEISQIFGELIGVWIISEWMGAGQPKQLQLVELGPGKGSLASDVIRVFSQLQSVLGGASVSLHLVEVSPALSLLQAQNLTGNRSQEADAEDDLVYRRGETEAGLPVSWYRRLDDVPTGFSIFVAHEFFDALPIHKFQRTEKGWREVLVDIDPEKPDTLRFVVAPAPTLASTSLVQADEKRDHVEVSAEGGVIVQQLARRIIEDGGAALIIDYGHNGTKTDTFRGFKGHQLHDVLASPGSADLTADVDFNYLRRMAGGGVACLGPVTQNTFLKNMGIDTRMQILLRNCSDPSTRKQLISSYNMLTNPAKMGERFHFFSLLHPSRLAKPQKPQGLKLEKKKSPAPLPVAGFTELKFA
- the ndufaf7 gene encoding protein arginine methyltransferase NDUFAF7, mitochondrial isoform X2 codes for the protein MLGPEGDFITSPEISQIFGELIGVWIISEWMGAGQPKQLQLVELGPGKGSLASDVIRVFSQLQSVLGGASVSLHLVEVSPALSLLQAQNLTGNRSQEADAEDDLVYRRGETEAGLPVSWYRRLDDVPTGFSIFVAHEFFDALPIHKFQRTEKGWREVLVDIDPEKPDTLRFVVAPAPTLASTSLVQADEKRDHVEVSAEGGVIVQQLARRIIEDGGAALIIDYGHNGTKTDTFRGFKGHQLHDVLASPGSADLTADVDFNYLRRMAGGGVACLGPVTQNTFLKNMGIDTRMQILLRNCSDPSTRKQLISSYNMLTNPAKMGERFHFFSLLHPSRLAKPQKPQGLKLEKKKSPAPLPVAGFTELKFA